TGAAGGAATGTAAGCCTGGTTATGAAAAGCGCTTTGAATATTATCGCCTGATTCATAAAATTTTATCAACACTGCAAATGAAAGTATAAATATTCCACAAGCAGCAATCAATAGATTTCTGTATTTTCTGATCGTCCTGTGTAGTCTTTTTTCGGTTAATTTGGTTTCAAGCTTTGACCACAATTCTTTCTCAGGAGCTACCTTGTGAACGGAAGCTGCTTTTCTTATTTGGTTGATTTGATTTTGATTAAACATGATTATATTCCTTTTATATTATTCGTCCAAAATTCTTTTTTTTTAAAAATTTCCTGAAGTCTCTTTTTGGCTAAGATGAGTTGGGATTTGGATGTGTTGATACTGATGTTCAATAATTCAGCGATCTCACGGTGCTTGTAACCTTCGATTACATACAAGTTAAAAACGGTTCTGTATCCTACCGGCAAATCATTTAATGCAGTCAGTAATTCTTCATATATAATTTCATCTTCAGAAGTACTCTCTTCAACTATGTCTGTCTGATTGAGCTCAACCGTTAATCTTAAATTATTTTTTTTGCGGAGAAACATCAGTGATTCGTTGACCATGATTCTTTTCATCCAGCCTTCAAAACTTCCTTCTCCTTTAAAATCATCAATTTTAGTAAGTATTTTATAAAACCCTTCAATTAAAATATCCTCCGCATCATGACTTGATTTTAGATACCTTAGACAGATAGAATACATGACATCTTTATAATCTTCATACAAAGCCTTTTGACCTTCCGGATTTTGGCTTCTGCATTGTTGGATTATATATTCTAATCTGTCAGACAATTTTTAAAGTATTTCTTTTAAGATGTCAGATGATTGGTTTTTGGTGCATCACTTATTTAAAAAGCTGAAACAAAGTTCATAAAGTGATTCATAAAAACCAGATTGGGTTTGGAGTTTAAACTATTTTTGAAAAGATATTGTTGCCAAAGTTCAGGTATTCCGTTATCTTTTGAGATGAGATTATAAATAGCTCTGCATGATTTATAGTACCTTTCTGTTTCAACTTCAGTAGGAATGTTTATGGACTCTAATTTTTTCATCATTTTAAAAAAGTTATCATAATTCCAAAAACAATAATTTTCCGGATATTCCATCACCAGATACATCAAAATATTTTTTTTATCCTCATGATAATGTGTATTTATCTTTTTATCCTTTGCCTGAATAACCTCTAATATTTCATCACAATGAAACCTGAATCGTTCTATCCGAAGGGCTAGTTCCTTGTTTTCATTAAACAAATCTGAAAATGCTGACCTCATAAATTCTTCATTGGTATCGATCATTAAGATCATCATTGATTTGGGAGAATACCTGCTTCCTCCCCAAATTTCTGCTGAAATCTTACTGTTCAGACTGTTTGTGTAAGTCTTTGAAAGTGGACTACTTTTTAAGTCCCAATGATTTTGCCAGTTCAACACCACTTCTTCAAAATGCAAATCATTGATAGGATTAGCTTTCTGAATTGTTTTTATAAATTCATCTATATAGTATCGGATTCTCTCTACCTTCATTTAGTGATATTTTATTAGTGGAATCACTTATTCAGTGTATTTACGAGTTTAAAGAGCGGGTAACTTAATATTAGAAAGATCAGTGCAAACTTACTGCTATTATAGTCTGTGTAAACGGCTCCAGCTAAAAACATTATGGATAATAACAGCAGGAAGTAAGGAAGAAACGGAAACCATGGGGCTTTAAATGGTCTGCTTAGTTCCGGCTCTGTATATCGGAGTCTTATTAATGCTGCAAATCCGGCTGCGTAACTCATAACAAAGAAAAATGTTGCAATATCTGATAAAATACCACAAGTATCTTTTCCACTCAGAATCAATCCGATAGAAAGTAATGCTGTAAGAGGCATAGCCACGGAAGGTGTTCCCATTTTATTGACTAAAGATGCAGCAGGAAAAAATAGTTTATCTCTGCTCATACTGAAAATGACTCTGGGCGCAAACATAATCTGAGCATTGACAATCCCTAAGATTGAAATCATCAGAAAAAGCGTCACCATTTTGGAAGACCCGTCCCCGAATATCATACTTACAGCATCAGCGGCAGCCAGTTTGGAATGTATCAGGACTTCCATTGGCAGAATGTACAATATTGCACCATTTACAAGCAGGTATATGATAATAATAGTCAATACACCCAGAATCATAGATTTAGGTAAAGTTTTGACAGGATCTTTATTTTCTTCCGTGAAATAGGTAGCTGTATGCCAGCCATCATAGGTATAAAAAATAGATTGTAAAGCCGTGATCACGGCAATAATTCCAATAGGCCCGATTGTATTGGAAACAGTAGTTTGGGTATCAGTAAGGGTAGGGGCTTGACCGTAGGTAAAACAAATAAATACAAATATCAGTAAGCCTATGGCTTTGATAAATGCCAGAATTTCCTGCGATTTTCCGGCTGATTTAGTTCCCAACCAATGAAAACCAGTGAGAATAAAAAGAATAGTAATTGCCATGAATTGGTTATACGATTCCATTGACGGAATCAGAAGTGAAATATATTCACTCATAGTATATGCACCAAACCCTAATGCAGCAACAGTTCCAAGCCAACTGGTGATGCCCGTCAGGAAACCAAAATAATTTCCAAATGCTCTTCTTGCATATACATACCATGCGCCTGCCTGAGGCAATGATATTGCTAATTCTATCGCACAAAAAACACCTAATAAAGCATAGATACCTACTGCAAGCCATAATACAAGTATCAAAGTCGGATCTCCGATCTGCTCAGCTATTGGCCCGGGCTTTCTTAAAATACCGGTTCCAATCGTTCCGCCTACTGTGACTGCTATTCCAAATCCAACTCCTAATAATTTTAAAAGTTGATTGTCCGGTTTACTCATTATGGTAATATTTTATCGGTAAAGATAGCAGAATGAAAATAAAAGCTGAAAATAAATTTTTGAAAATGGGATTATTAAATTACTTCTTGTATTGAAAATATAAAAACGTTTAGTCACATCCGGATTCAGTATCTAGAAGGATTTATACTCAGTACTTAATGATTTACAAATTATAGATTAAGGCTTCGAATTCTCCGACTTAGACCAACGGGATTCAAGGCTTGACATTTAATAATTACAATTACGCCGAATGAAGTAAATTTATTTTATTTACTGATCATCTCTAATAACTTATCTCTACTAACACCGAGTTGCAGTGATACATCATTTAATATTTTAGCTAACAACCCAATTTTGATAGGATCGTGATTTGGTATGGTAATGTGATGTTCTTTATCATCTGTAATTTTTGACAAGCGTATGTGACTACCCTTTTGTCTGGTCACTTTATAACTTAAATTTGACAATTTCTTTATCAAACTTGTTCCGGACTCATCTCTTGAAAGTTTCACGCTGTCAAAACTTCGTCTTTAACAAAATGCATTCTTATAATACGTTTTGTATTGTCATCAAAATGGCAGGAAACTGCTTCAATGATATTTTCTTTTAATGAATTCCAATCGTCAGCCTCTGTATATATAGATAATCCCAAGGCTTCCGCTTCATATCCGCCATCTATTGATTCATTTATCACAAATATTACTTCTTGCATTATTTACGTTTTGAATCGCAAAGGTAAGCCTTTTTATTAATACTAATTGTTATGGATTTTGGGCGAAATTTGATGTTTGAATAAATCTCAGATGGGCACAGTTGGCAATTTAGATCCAATATTTTACGAATCAGTCTATAGCCTGACAGTTATTAATTCATTATCAAATATTAATGACTTCCATGGTTTAAAGAGTTAGCTACAAAATGTGAACACATTTGCATTCTGAAGTATTTGTTCGGAATTATGCGACTTCGACTATCGGGGAAATTCATATACTCATTTATTCAGTTACTTTTTTTTACCCTACTTTAGTTAAAATTTGGGGAACAATACAAGCAATTTTTACGTTTTAGGCTTTGATTGTTATTACTTTTGAAAGGTAATTTAAACTTCATCAAAATAGTAATAATCTAAAGTTTCCTAAAAATATAGCAGAATTAACATATCAAAACTTGAACAATGAAAGTATTATTAGACATTAAAGATAGTAAAGCCATCCATTTAGTGGAAGTACTAAAGAGCTTACCATACGTAAAAACTACTACCATTTCTGATGATAAGGCAATATTGATGGAAGACATCAAAGAAGCGGTTGAAGAACTCAAATTGATAAGAAAGGGCAAACTCAAAGGAATATCTGCAAAACAGCTTCTGGATGAGTTATAACATTATTGCAGTCCCCACTTTCAGAAAAGAATTAAAAAGACTGTCTAAAAAATACCATTCACTAAAAAGCGATCTGACTGTTTTATTTGAGAGCTTAGAAGAAAACCCGATGCAAGGAACCCCTCTTGGCCAAAACTGCTACAAAATTCGTTTAGCAATCGCTTCAAAAGGCAAGGGGAAAAGTGGTGGTGCCAGACTTATTACCAACATTGTGATTGATGAAAATACAGTATATTTACTTTCCATTTACGAAAAATCCGAAAAAGAAAATCTTTCCGACAAAGAACTACAAGAACTTCTTAAAAATGTGCCTGACTAAAAATTAGATTTTTATTGATACTATGACACATTGGTTAATAACGGAATGATCGTCGGAACTTGAAAGAAAATTACTGTGACAATTAAAATCATAAAATCCTGATATTTAACCCAACTTCCTGGAATGGTACATCATGATTTGAAATATAGTAGCAATAGCAAGTACTCCGATACAGCCTATTGCATTTAACCACAGATAACCAATGATATCCAGTTTGAAAATTACAATAACTATAATTTCCATCAGAACAGCTGCATAAAAAACAGCATTTGCCTGCAATCTTTTAAAATAAAAGGCAGCGAGAAAAATTCCTAAAATGGTGCCGTAAAATAGTGATCCTATAATATTTACAAATTGTATCAGATTCTCAAAAAGTGTTCCGAAACAGGCAAACGAAATCGCAATAAAACCCCACATGATTGTAAAATATTTGGAAGCATGTACGTAGTGATGATCACTTTCGGATGGATTTATACTTCTTTTATAAACATCTATACAGGTCGTAGTTGCTAAAGCATTCAACTCTGAAGCGGTGGACGACATTGCTGCGCTGAATATGACGGCAAGCAATAAACCTACAAGACCCTGCGGGAGATATTTTAGAATAAAACTGATAAATACATAATCTTTATCATTTGTTTCAGCATTAGGCAATGCCTGCTTTATGATCGTTTTACTGTTATCCCTGATATTTTTTTCTTCATTCAGAATTTGCTTAATTTCATTGGAGACATTGATATTTTTTTCTCCTTCACCATTATTGATATTGGCAGAGAATTTTTGATAAAGCAAGGTCTTTTTTACAAATAATGAGTCATATCGAACCGTAAGATCAGCATAACTGTTTTTGTATTCAGACTGCATCACTTTTTCTTCCGTTGCACTGTTGAAAAATACC
The genomic region above belongs to Saprospiraceae bacterium and contains:
- a CDS encoding 2-oxoisovalerate dehydrogenase, coding for MQEVIFVINESIDGGYEAEALGLSIYTEADDWNSLKENIIEAVSCHFDDNTKRIIRMHFVKDEVLTA
- a CDS encoding type II toxin-antitoxin system RelE/ParE family toxin; the protein is MSYNIIAVPTFRKELKRLSKKYHSLKSDLTVLFESLEENPMQGTPLGQNCYKIRLAIASKGKGKSGGARLITNIVIDENTVYLLSIYEKSEKENLSDKELQELLKNVPD
- a CDS encoding type II toxin-antitoxin system HicA family toxin; translated protein: MKLSRDESGTSLIKKLSNLSYKVTRQKGSHIRLSKITDDKEHHITIPNHDPIKIGLLAKILNDVSLQLGVSRDKLLEMISK
- a CDS encoding APC family permease, with the translated sequence MSKPDNQLLKLLGVGFGIAVTVGGTIGTGILRKPGPIAEQIGDPTLILVLWLAVGIYALLGVFCAIELAISLPQAGAWYVYARRAFGNYFGFLTGITSWLGTVAALGFGAYTMSEYISLLIPSMESYNQFMAITILFILTGFHWLGTKSAGKSQEILAFIKAIGLLIFVFICFTYGQAPTLTDTQTTVSNTIGPIGIIAVITALQSIFYTYDGWHTATYFTEENKDPVKTLPKSMILGVLTIIIIYLLVNGAILYILPMEVLIHSKLAAADAVSMIFGDGSSKMVTLFLMISILGIVNAQIMFAPRVIFSMSRDKLFFPAASLVNKMGTPSVAMPLTALLSIGLILSGKDTCGILSDIATFFFVMSYAAGFAALIRLRYTEPELSRPFKAPWFPFLPYFLLLLSIMFLAGAVYTDYNSSKFALIFLILSYPLFKLVNTLNK
- a CDS encoding sigma-70 family RNA polymerase sigma factor, translated to MSDRLEYIIQQCRSQNPEGQKALYEDYKDVMYSICLRYLKSSHDAEDILIEGFYKILTKIDDFKGEGSFEGWMKRIMVNESLMFLRKKNNLRLTVELNQTDIVEESTSEDEIIYEELLTALNDLPVGYRTVFNLYVIEGYKHREIAELLNISINTSKSQLILAKKRLQEIFKKKEFWTNNIKGI